From the Lathyrus oleraceus cultivar Zhongwan6 chromosome 4, CAAS_Psat_ZW6_1.0, whole genome shotgun sequence genome, one window contains:
- the LOC127074343 gene encoding 40S ribosomal protein S17 yields the protein MGRVRTKTVKKSSRQVIERYYSRMTLDFHTNKKILEEVALIPTKRLRNKIAGFSTHLMKRIQKGPVRGISLKLQEEERERRMDFVPEVSAIRTDQIEVDKETLEMLAALSMSEIPGVVQVDPVAVQPIPFGRGGGGAGAPGRRF from the coding sequence ATGGGGCGAGTTCGTACCAAAACCGTGAAGAAATCCTCCCGTCAAGTCATCGAGAGGTACTACTCTCGAATGACTCTGGATTTCCACACCAACAAGAAGATTCTAGAGGAGGTTGCTCTGATTCCAACCAAGAGGCTTCGAAACAAGATTGCAGGATTCTCCACTCACCTTATGAAGCGTATCCAGAAAGGACCGGTTCGCGGAATCTCCCTGAAGCTGCAGGAGGAGGAGCGTGAACGTCGTATGGACTTTGTTCCTGAAGTCTCTGCCATTAGGACTGACCAGATCGAAGTCGATAAGGAAACTCTTGAAATGCTTGCCGCTCTCAGTATGTCTGAGATTCCCGGCGTCGTCCAGGTTGATCCGGTTGCAGTTCAGCCGATCCCATTTGGTCGCGGTGGTGGCGGCGCTGGTGCTCCTGGAAGGAGGTTTTAA
- the LOC127136538 gene encoding mitochondrial import receptor subunit TOM20, with translation FAEAISKLEEAISLNPNKHDALWCLGNALTSQAFLNPDPDEAKVHFDRAAVYFQQAVDEDPSNELYRKSLEVAAKAPELHVEIHKHGLGQQSAGSAGPSSSSGAKTQKKKIDSDLKYDIFGWIILAVGIVTWVGLAKSNLPPPPPPPR, from the exons TTTGCAGAGGCTATTTCAAAGCTTGAGGAGGCCATTTCTCTGAATCCCAACAAGCACGATGCTCTTTGGTGCCTGGGAAATGCTCTCACTTCACAAGCATTTTTAAACCCAGACCCGGATGAAGCTAAAGTTCATTTTGACAGGGCAGCTGTGTACTTTCAACAAGCTGTTGATGAG GACCCTTCAAATGAACTTTACCGCAAATCATTGGAAGTCGCTGCTAAG GCTCCCGAGCTACATGTAGAAATCCATAAGCATGGATTAGGTCAGCAATCAGCAGGGTCGGCTGGgccttcttcttcttctggtGCAAAG aCTCAAAAGAAAAAGATAGACAGTGATCTGAAATATGACATATTTGGATGGATAATCTTGGCTGTTGGCATTGTTACATGGGTGGGGTTAGCAAAATCGAACCTTCCACCACCGCCTCCTCCTCCACGATAA
- the LOC127074342 gene encoding guanine nucleotide-binding protein alpha-2 subunit-like, translating into MGLVCSRSRRYRDSDPEENAQAAVIERRIESETKAEKHIQKLLLLGAGESGKSTIFKQIKLLFQTGFDEAELRSYTPVIFANVYQTIKVLHDGAKELAQNDLNSAKYVISDESKDIGEKLSEIGSRLDYPHLTKDLAKEIETLWEDAAIQVAD; encoded by the exons ATGGGCTTAGTCTGCAGCAGAAGTCGGCGTTATCGGGATTCTGATCCTGAAGAAAATGCACAG GCAGCAGTAATTGAAAGAAGAATAGAGTCAGAAACAAAGGCTGAGAAACATATTCAGAAACTTCTACTACTAG GTGCGGGAGAGTCCGGGAAATCTACAATCTTTAAGCAG ATTAAACTTTTGTTTCAAACTGGCTTTGATGAGGCTGAGCTAAGAAGCTACACACCAGTCATTTTTGCTAATGTGTATCAGACTATAAAA GTACTGCATGATGGGGCAAAGGAGTTGGCTCAAAACGATCTTAATTCTGCAAAGTATGTTATATCCGATGAGAGCAAG GACATTGGTGAAAAACTTTCAGAAATTGGAAGCAGGCTGGATTATCCTCATCTCACTAAGGATCTTGCAAAGGAAATAGAGACTCTATGGGAGGATGCTGCCATTCAGGTGGCCGATTGA